Part of the Bacillus sp. N1-1 genome, ATATCCCCTGCGCTGACGATTAGAAAAGCAATGGGGGTAATGGAAACTCCTCCGCCACTTCCGCCTCCAAATGGCTCGCCTTTACTTTGGCCCTGCTGGTTGGACTGTTGTTTCAACATAAATTCACTACCACCAGCAGCAAATCCAAATCCAACCTTTGAAACCGTCAAAATAACACTCCCATCAGGAGTTTCGACCGGATCACCAATAATGGTGTTTACATCGATCATATCTTTCAGATTTTCCATTGCCGTTTGCATTAATCCTTCAATTGGATGTTCAGCCATGTGTTTTCCTCCTTCACTTCCTAAACCGCTAAGCCTCCTGTAACTTTTTCTGAGACTTCATCAATTTAATTACCGCGATCATAGCATGCCCCAGTTTGAACGTAATCATGCATTTCATATAAGTTTGAATTGTTTTCATTTCATAGATTGGTGTGACGATAAGCTGCGGGATTGTATGAAGGTTTGAGTAGTGTGATAGAAGAGTAAAGATCGCTACCTTCGCATTCATTACAATTTCAGCAAAGACAGCTGTATTGGCAGCATTTCCTACCCCAAAATTGGTTTCCCATTGAACATTTTTAAAACGTACTCGTTTCAAGAAAAATAAGAACGACTTTCTGGCACGAAATGCTTTTTTTAATACCTGAACCAATTCCTTCGTTTCACCTTTAAGCCCCTTTTCTTTCTTCTTCTTTTTGACAGTTTCTTCCCCCTCTTCAAATAACTCGATTAAGGGGATAGTCGTTTCATAGACGACAAGTCCAAAAAGCGCTCTCACAGCTATCTGAAGTTCCTCCACCGTTGAAGAATGTTCCATAATCACCGTTACTCTTACAGTCGAAAAAATAATAAGAGGTAAGGATGCGATGATTAAGAGTAAAAGAATAGCAGCGATCGCAATAATCACTAAACATCTCTCTCCTTTTATTTTTTGTAAGAGATCAAAAAATTAGAGTATAAAATAAACCTGCCCAAAATAGGCAGGTTTATTCATTATGAGATTTTATTTTTCATGTACAACAGTCGTATCAGCAAACAAATCATGAATGCCTTGTTTCTTTTTTGTGAAGGCCACGACGAGAAAACCTACAAATAAAATCGTCTTGCTTATAAATCGACCAATTCCTTCTCTAAAAATAACGGTTCCCCAGGTTAACTTCCTCTTATTAAGGGACGCTACCTTTAATCCGAAAAGCATTTTCCCAAGTGTCTGAGACAAAAATTTTGTCATCAAAATAAAATACATATAATAAACGATACCTGTTAGAATTGCCTGTAAAGGTAAAATGGCCGGTTCTGTTGCTGGTAAGTCAAATCCTCTTATTAGAGGTGTTATCAGAATGCCATTCAAACTTGCTACCACAATAATGTCAACCAAATATGCCCAAAAACGCATCCAGAAGCCCGCATAACGTACGTGCCTCGCTTCTGTGTCTACCGATGCGGGAGGGGCAGTCATACTCATTGTTTCGTCCATTCTGCCTGCCTCCTTATTCAGAATATAAATACATTAACTCAGGGGATTGCGGCGTTGATAGAAGTTGCTGAATGCCTAAAAGATCTTTGTCGGGCCCCATGAGTTTTGCAGCTGTCATTTCAAATAATGAATTAAAACCAAGGTTTTGCTTATATTGAATAACTTGTAGCTTGTTATCTCCAAGATCTTTCTTCATTCCTTCAATTGTATCTTCTAAATTACCAAGATCATCTACAAGGTTCACTTCTTTCGCTTGTCTTCCATCGTATATTCTACCGTCAGCAAGTTCACGGACTTTGCTTTCGTCTATTCCTCTACCTTCACTCACGACCCGAACAAACTGATCATATGAGTTATCAATCATTGATTGTAAAATCTCTCGCTCTTCTTCGGTCATTTCTCGGCTCGGTGACATGATATCTTTATGAGGACCGCTCTTAATCGTCTCCCACTTCACACCAACTTTTTCAGCTAATTCTGCATAATTCATTGATTGCATGATTACCCCAATTGAACCTGTAATTGTAGAAGGACTTGCTACAATTTTATCTGTCGGAGCAGAAATGTAATAACCTGCAGAAGCTGTCATACTTCCCATTGAAGCGTAGATCGGTTTATCCGTTTTTTCTTTGATCTCCAAAAGTTTATCGTGAATCTCTTCACTTTCTACCACACCACCGCCTGGCGTATTCAACCTTAATATAATACCTTTTACGCTCTTATCTTCTGCAGCATGCTCTAACCGCTTCATAAATATATCGTGATTGTATCCAGCCTGCGGTAAAAAGCTGGTATTCGTTCCTGTATCTTGAATAACACCTTCCACATTAAGAACGGCGATTTTATTCGAGCTGCTCCCTTCTTCAATAACCGTCTCAGCAAATTGGTCTGTCGTGTTCATTTCCTCCTGCCACCCGCCAAATGCCAGACTTGAAACAAAATTAAAGCCAAGTGATACGATGATGAGAACAACTGTAATACCTAATGCAATCCATCGTTTTCCATTCATAGTAAGCCTCCTCTATATCCTGATGCTATCTTATGTACGATGAGACCAAGTTATTGGTTTCATATTTTTGAGAATACCATACAAAATAAGGAAGCGCACTTCCTAGACGTACGGAAACAAATTTAGTACAACTCTATTGGATAGAATAAGTATTGTTCTTCTCACTCCATTTTAAAATCGTTTTAACGCCTTATAAAGGCAACTAAATTCAATTTTTTCTTTTTTCTAAAAAGAGAGAGTGTTAAAGTAAAAAGGACTAACAGTTGGACAAGGAGGAATTCAAATGCCAAATCGACGTAATTTGTTTTTTTTCTACAAACAGACAAAAGAAATCCAGGAAAAGGTAGAACCTTTGAAGGCACTTGCAGAAAAAAATGATTTTCATATTGTAGAAAGTCCTGAAGAGGCGAGCATTATCGCTAGTATCGGGGGAGACGGAGCTTTTCTTCAAGCGGTTAGAAAAACAGGCTTTCGTGAAGATTGTCTCTATGTCGGTATTTCTACTGGCGAGCTAGGATTTTATTGTGATTTCCACATCGACAACATTCAAAATATGGTGGACGACATTTTATCAGAAGGTATTGAAGTACGTCGTTATCCGACAATAGAAGTAATGGTAAACAACGAATCCTCTTTCTATTGCTTGAATGAATGCACCATTCGATCATCAATTATTAAAACACTTGCTATGGAAGTATACGTAGAAGATTTTCACTTTGAAACGTTTCGGGGAGATGGCCTCATTGTTTCCACCCCAACAGGAAGTACGGCATATAACAAATCCGTAAATGGTGCTGTGGTAGATCCTAAACTTGCTTGTATGCAAGTAAGCGAACTTGCTTCACTTAACAATAATCATTACCGTACACTTGGCTCTCCATTTTTATTAAGTGATGAGAGAACGCTTACGCTTCAAGTCATTCAAGACGGCAATGACTATCCGGTTATCGGTATCGATAATGAAGCGATGAGCATACAACATGCTAAAGAAATTCAAATTCATATCCCAGAAAAACGCATCAAAACTGTTAAGCTTAAAAACAATTCTTTTTGGCATAAAGTGCAAAGAAGTTTTCTTTAAGGAAAAGCGCCGCAAAATATGCGGCGCTTTTGTATTGAATTAAATTTGACTAAGAGAAATCATTTTTTTCATACACAACCGTTTCATCCACAACTGTCATGACCGGATTTGTTTCAAGTATAAGATCTGGATCACAATGAAAGATATCACGATCTAAAACAGTAAAATCAGCATCAAAGTTCTCTTTAATCATACCTCTTTCATGCTCTCTTCCAATAGCAAACGCACTGCCTTTTGTAAAAAGAGAGACGCTCTCAAACACCGACAACTTTTGTTCAGGATAATACCCACCATGAGATTCTTCAGGACGTTTTCGTGTAACAGCTGCATGAATACCTAGTAATGGATTGACAGGTTCAATTGGCGCATCCGACCCACCAGCAATGGGTACCCCACTTTCAAGAAGGGTTTTCCATGCAAAGGACATTCCCATTCTATCTTCTCCAAGACGTTCCATAACCCACGGAAAGTCTGATGCAACAAATCTTGGCTGAATATCGAGAATGACTGAAAGCTGTTTTAATCGCTTTAATAAATCTTCACGCATTACTTGAGTGTGAATCAGGCGATCTCTCAAACCGTATGGAGCAGGGTACTGTTCAATGGCTTCAATCGCATACTCAAGAGCCAGATCACCAATGACATGAATGGCCACAGGCATATCATGCGACCTCGCTTTCTTAACAAGTTCAGTCAGCCCTTCAATGCTATGAATGGCAACTCCTGACGTGTCAGGGGAATCATTGTATGGATGGCTTAACAATGCCGTCCGTCCTCCCAGTGCCCCATCAGCAAAGATCTTCATCGCACCAAGTTCAACATAGTTTGTTCCATCTCCAAAGCCTAGCCCCTGTTTTCGCATGTCTTCGATAACTTCGTGATGCACGAGTAAATTCGCTCTGAATTTGCGCTGACCATTGATCACATTCAAAAAAGTTTCGTAAGTACGCGTAAACCCACCGTAATAGTTTAAATCTTCACTATGACCACCTGTCACTCCTTGCGCAACGAGATCATCTACTGAACACGATAGTGCTTTTTCGAGAAACTCGATGCTTACCTCAGGCATAGCATCCTTAACTAATTCCTGTGCACGGTCAAGTAAATACCCAGTTGCTCTGCCGTTATTATCACGCATAATCACGCCACCTTCAGGATCAGGCGTATCATCCGTAATCCCCGCAAGATCGAGCGCAATTGAGTTAGCAAGAATCGCATGTCGACATACTCTTGTTAACATCATCGGATGATCTGGCGCAATCTCATCCAACTCATCACGATGAAAGATTTTTCGATCCTGAAAATTGTTTTCATTCCAACCTTCTCCAATCACCCACTCAAATGGGGCAATTTCATCTACTTTCTTTTCAAGAAGACTTTTCATTTCTTCTGCAGAACCAGCTTCCGATAAATCAAGGCGAAGGAGCTTTTCCCCATGCCCAATCATATGAAGATGACTATCGACAAATCCAGGAATCATCACATTCCCTTTCAAATCATACTGTGCCGTCAGTTCTTTTCCGAACATCGAGGTAAGTTCTGATTTAGACCCGACCTTTTTTATTCGGCCATTTTCTGTATAAACAGCTTCTACTGTTTCATTTTCATGTTCAAGCGTATAGATCTTTCCACCAAACCAAAGCGTTCCCACTCATGTTCTCCCCTTTATGCCAATTGTGAGCTTATTGTATCATTCCTATTATAAACTGTGAATCTTCTGGTTTTTCTTCAAACTCTTGGTTGATTTTTCAATCATGATACAATAAGAATAACTAAGAGAAAGTGCAAGACAATTGTTGAAGGTGAGGAAATCACGTTGAAGAAGAAGATTTTATTTACAGGCGGTGGATCAGCCGGACACGTTACCGTTAATTTAGCTCTTATCCCCCGTTTCTTAGAAGAAGATTGGGATATCCATTATATCGGATCCGAAAAAGGGATTGAACGTCAGCTTATAGAACCCGTTAAAGGTGTTAGGTATCATCACGTTGCAACTGGAAAGCTAAGAAGATATTTTGACTGGAATAACTTTAAAGATCCTTTTAAAGTCATTAAAGGCGTTGGAGAAGCTTTCTCTATTATTAAACGAGAAAAACCATCTGTTATTTTCTCAAAAGGTGGATTTGTTTCTGTCCCGGTTGTGATTGCCGGTAAAATGAACGGAGTACCTGTCATTATTCACGAATCTGATTTAACTCCCGGGCTTGCTAACAAAGTAGCAATTCCTTTCGCATCAAAAGTGTGCACCACTTTTCCAGAAACTGTGAAGCACCTTCCTGAAAATAAGGCAGAATACATTGGGGCTGTTGTCCGAGATGAATTAAAAAGCGGGAACCGATCAAAAGGACTCTCATTCGCTGAATTTAGTGGAACAAAACCAGTAATGCTTATTATGGGAGGTAGTCTAGGAGCAAAGCGGATCAACGAATCGGTTCGTAACCAGCTCAATCAGTTGCTCCAAACTTTCGATATCCTTCACCTTACAGGTAAAGGACAGGTTGATGAGTCACTTCAAATGAAAGGTTACAAACAATTTGAATATGTAACAGATGAACTTCCTGATCTATTAGCAATGGCCGACTTAATCGTTTCTAGAGCTGGATCGAATTCTATCTTTGAATTCCTTGCGCTAAAGAAACCAATGTTGCTCATTCCACTATCGAGAGCAGCAAGTAGAGGTGACCAAATCTTAAATGCTCAATCATTTCAAAAATCGGGCTATGCCAACGTTTTGTTAGAAGAAGATTTAACTGACGCTTCTTTCTTAAGATTAGTACGCGAAACTTATGAGAAACGGTCGACTTACTTAAAAGCAATGGAGCAAGATAATGCCGGAGATCAAGCGAATAAAATCGAGTCATTGATTAAAAGCATCGCAAAATAAGAAGAAGAGGACCAAAAAATGGTCCTCTTTTTTAATTACCTATAAGATGTGTTGTCTTATTTTATGAAGCTCCCTGCGTTTCTTTTTGTCGGAGTTCAATTCTTCTTATCTTTCCAGACGTGGTCTTTGGAAGTTCCTCAATAAATTCAATCTTACGGGGGTATTTGTACGGCGCCGTCAGCTCTTTAACATGGTCTTGAAGCTCACGAGTTAACGCATCACCTGCCTGACTGGTATCTTTTAATACAATATATGCTTTAACGATATTCCCTCTTACTTCATCTGGACTTGCCACGACGGCACACTCCTGAACAGCTGGATGCTTAACGAGAGCATCTTCCACTTCAAAAGGTCCAATGGTATATCCAGAGCTAATAATAATATCATCACCTCTCCCCTCAAACCAGAAGTAGCCATCGTCATCTTTGGACGCCTTATCCCCTGTTAAATAATAATCCCCTCTATATGCCATCTGTGTACGCTCTTGATCTTGATAGTACTTTTTGAAAAGAGCTGGCACATCTTTATGCACGGCAATATCGCCAACTTCTCCAACTTGAGCCGGCTCTCCCTCTTCATTGATAATTTCTACCTGGTTTCCCGGGGTTGGTTTCCCCATTGACCCTGGTTTTACTTCCATTCCTTTTAGAATGCCAACAAGCAGCGTATTTTCCGTTTGACCGTAGCCGTCTCTTACATCGATTTTAAAATACTTTCTAAACGTATCAATAACCTCACGATTAAGAGGTTCTCCCGCTGAAACGGCACTCCGTAGGACGGCGAGATTGTAGCGATCCAAACCATCTACTTTTGCCATTAATCGGTATTCTGTCGGAGTACAACAAAGAACATTAATGTCGTATATGGAAAGGAAACCAAGATATGCTTCAGGATCAAATTTACCACTGTATAAGAATCCAGTAGCTCCACTGCCTAACGTAGCAACAAATGGACTCCATATCCACTTCTGCCAACCAGGTCCAGCTGTTGCCCAAACGTTATCCCCTTCCTGAATATCAAGCCAGGATGCAGAAGTGGTTCTTAAATGAGCATACGCCCAACCATGGCTATGCACAACGCCTTTAGGATTACCAGTGGTACCTGACGTATAGGAAAGGAATGCCATATCATCACGCAATGTGTTAACGGCCTCGAAAGAAGCGTTTTCATTTTCGGATTGTTGAAGTAATGGAAGCCACCCACTTGTCTCTTTCCCGACACTGAACTTATATTTCAGTGAAGGCGCATCACTTTCTACCCCTGCAAATGCTTCAATTAATTGCGATTCACAAATAACCGCCTTTGCTTCTGCATGATTTATTCGGTATACCAGATCCTTCTTCCGTAACATTTCCGAGGAAGGAATAACGACAAGGCCTGCTTTTAGACATGCAATGTAGACAGCATATGTATCAATAAGCCTAGGCATCATAATTAACACCCGATCTTGCGGTGCTAATCCTCCACTTGTTAAAGCACCGGCAATGCGGTTCGCCTTTTCAAATAATTGCTTGTATGTAATTTCCTGCTCATCACCTTGATCGCTTCGCCATTTTAAAGCAACCTTGTCTTCATTAGAAACAAATCGTTCCATTTCACTTGTTAAATTATAATATTCTGGTGCAATTAAGTCTTTCATCGTGTGCCTCCTCTATTATGTAATAGTTACATTATACACAAAAGTATGAAAGTTTTGAATCTAATCAAGCGAAAACAGCCGCTCATACAACGCTGCTGGAAGCAATAAAAGAGGAAGATGCTGATGCATCTTCCTCTGAGCCAATTTATTCAATTATTTGGAATATCCTCCGAACTGCTGTTCAGACTGCTGAACAAGACGCTTTGTGATCTCGCCACCAACTGAGCCGTTTGAACGTGAAGTTGAATCAGGACCAAGATTCACGCCAAATTCAGAAGCAATTTCATATTTCATTTGATCTAGAGCCTGCTGTACACCAGGGACTACAAGGTTGTTTGAACTGTTATTTGCCATGAGTTAATCACCTCCTTGCTCATATCATGTGATAGACAAGAAGGTGCTATCCTTAATAACTTATGGCATTGGGGTAAAATGCTGGAAGTCTAAAGCAATTCATCAAATGAATCGTCTTTTTCTTTAATGAGGATCGTTTCAACACCATTTACCGCTTCCTCAACAAGTTCATCAATTGGCAAGTATTGTTCAAATTTATTCGCATGCTCACGTTTCGGCTTTGTTTTTGGAGCTTCAGGCAAGAATACCGTACAACAGTCTTCGTAAGGGCGAATTGAGATGTCATACAAGTCAATCGCTCTTGAAATTCTCATAATTTCAATTTTATCCATCGAAATAAGCGGCCTTAATACCGGATAGTTTGTTACTTCGTTGATCGTATTCATACTCTGAATCGTTTGACTTGCAACCTGGCCAAGACTTTCTCCTGTTGCAATGGCCAAAGCATTATTTTTCTCAGCAAGTTTTTCTGTAATGCGCATCATCATTCTTCTCATAATCGTCATGCTATAGTTATCTGGCATTTCCTTTTGTATCGCCTTTTGCGTATTTGTAAACGGAACGATATGAAGGCGAATGTCCCCACCATAACGGGATAAAACTTTTACAAGATCCTCCACTTTTTGTCTCGAACGTTCGCTTGTAAAAGGCGGACTGTGAAAATGAACAGCCTCAACTTTTACGCCTCGTTTCATTGTAAGATAGCCTGCAACAGGACTATCAATACCACCAGAAAGCATGAGCATCACTTTATTGTCTTGTACAGTTGGCAATCCACCTGCACCTTCGGAATTATTGCAGCTAAGATAAGCACCATCTTGCTTCACTTCAACTTTCAATTCCATGTCAGGATGGTGTACATCAACAGTCAATTTCTCTGTGTTACTTAATACATACCCTCCAATATCACGGTTCATGTCCTGCGATCGGTGCGGAAACTGTTTGAATGGCCTTCTAACCGTTACTTTAAACGTCATACTGTCGTTACCCATTTGATCTTTCACTAGCTGTAATGCTTTTTCTTTAATCAAATCTATGTCGTGTTCTGTTTTTATAGCCACACTTAAAGAATGAATCCCAAAAATTGTTTTAAGTTTCATTAAAATTGGTTCTGGATCTTCGTCATTAAGTTTGACAATCATTCGATCAAAAGATTGATGTACTTCAATTGCCGGGTAATCCGACAATACTTGCTTCACTCTTTTTTTCAAAGATGTAATAAAACCTTTTCTATTTTTCCCTTTAAGAGAAATTTCACCGTAGCGAAGGATGATGTGATCATACATAGCTATTACCTCATTACTTGTTTTAGTTTTGGTACTTCAGTTTGCAATTCGTTTAGAAATATATCAATTTGCTCTTTAGTCGTTTCAAAAGAAAGACTAATTCGAATAGCAGATCTTGCTCGTATCGTGGTCATACCAACTGCCGCTAATACATGGCTTATTTCAGCCGTTTTTGATGAACATGCGGAACGCGTAGAAACATAAATCTCTTTTTCTTCGAGCGCATGAATTAATACTTCTGGTTTAATACCAGGAACTGAAAAATTCACAATATGTGGCGCGCCTGACATTGAACTATTTAGCTCAATTCCGTCGATTTTTGATAGCTCTGCAAACACGTGCGTTCTTAAAGTTTCCAGCATGCTCTTTTGAGTTTTTGCTCTATTTAAATACAAGCGAAGAGCCTTTGCCATCGCAACAATTCCCGGGCCATTTTCTGTACCGGAGCGAATTTCCCTTTCCTGCCCTCCACCAGAGAGGAGTGGAAGCAAAGTGATCTTCTCTCGTTTAATTAATAAACCATTTCCTTTAAGACCGTGAAATTTATGAGCTGAGTACGAAACAAAATCGGCCTGAACATCATTAAAATCAAGTGGTACTTTTCCAATCCCCTGGACATCATCAATATGAAAAAGGGCACGTGACTTCTGCTTAATAAGATGTCCGATCTCTTTAATAGGTTGAATTGATCCCAGTTCATTATTCACATGCATAATGGAAACAAGAATGGTATCAGGAGTGAGTGCTTTTTTTAGCTCATCTAAAGATACCTTCCCATCTTGATCAACTGGCAAATAGGTTACTGAAAATCCTAATAATTCAAGTTGTCGAAATGCTTCTAAGGTAGAGGCATGTTCAATGCAACTCGTAATCAGATGCTTCCCCCGGTTCAAGTACTGAAATGCTGTTCCTTTGATGGCGAGATTATTACTTTCCGTTCCACCTGAAGTAAAAATAACTTCATTTATTTTCACGTGCAATAACTCTGCAATGCTTGATCTTGCTTGGCGGAGTAACCTTTCTACCTCTCCTCCTTTTCGGTGAAGAGAAGAAGGATTTGCAAAAAACTTTTCAGACACTGTACGAAAAGCATCAAGCGCTTCGTTATACGGCTTCGTCGTAGCACTATTATCCAAATAAATCATATTATGACACCTTCAGTCATCTTTTATTTCCAACTAATAATCTTACCATAGGTTAAAGTAATTACCAAATCAACTATTCTATCTTAAAGAGAAGGAACGATAGGATTAAACCTTTTCACCTATGGGTGATATTACCAAAGTCGCTTTATTCCATATACGAAAAGAGGAAAAATAGTCAGAATAATTAATCATTAGAAGAAACGTTATGATTCGTCGATTAATTGTGTTAATATGAAGTCCGAAAATTAGGACATGTTAAACAGTTGATTCAGGAGGCAATTATGAAACTAAAATTATCGAATAAAGACACATTGACGATCGGATTAATGCTATTTGCACTCTTCTTAGGTGCGGGAAATATGATCTTCCCTCCAGCGCTTGGAAACTCTGCAGGTGAAAACATTTGGATTGCCACAGCTGGCTTTCTTATCACAGGTGTCGGCTTACCACTTCTTGGCGTAACAGCTATTGGCTTAACCGGTGGAAGTTTAAGGGACATCGCATCCAAAGTACATCCGCTATTTGGACTTATTTTCACAGCCATTCTCTACCTTGCAATCGGCCCATTCTTCGGAATACCGCGCACGGGTACTGTAGCTTTCGAGATCGGTGTTGTGCCATTTCTAAATGACTCTACAAACGTAAATGAATTGCCTTTATTTCTCTATACACTTATTTTCTTCGGATTAACATTCTGGTTATCATTAAACCCGACAAGGTTAGTGGATCGAGTTGGAAAAATACTAACCCCAATTTTAATTTTAGTCCTAGGTAGTCTCATCATTGGAGCATTTATAAATCCTCCTGGACCTTTATCAACGCCTGCACCTGATTATAAGAGCGGCGTGTTCTTTAAAGGCTTTATCGAAGGATATCTTACAATGGACGCTATTGCTGCCCTTGTATTCGGAATCGTTGTGATACAAGCTGTCAACGATAAAGGCGTTTCTGATCGTAAAAATGTTTCGATTGCTGTACTAAAAGCGGGCATTCTTGCAGCGATTGGATTAACGGCCATTTATCTTTCATTGGCGTATATCGGTGCAACAAGCACGAGCCTTGTTGGATCCGCAAATAACGGGGGAGCGATATTATCAAGTATTGCTAGCTACTTATTTGGCTCATTAGGAACGCTTTTGCTCGGGGCGGCGATAACCTTCGCCTGCTTAACCACATCTGTAGGCCTCGTAACCGCCTGCGGAGAATATTTTTCTAAAACATATCCAAAGCTTTCCTACAAAACCGTTATTCTAGTCGTAACGCTATTTAGTACATTCGTTGCGAATCTCGGTCTTACACAGCTTATTACGTTTACTTTACCTGTTTTAATTGCCATTTATCCGATCGCTATCGTTTTAATTTTTCTAACATTTATTGAGAATGTTTTTCCGATTCACCACTATGTTTATAGGGGAGCGATTATCTTAACAGTATTCATTAGCGTGCCAAACGCTCTAGAAGGAGCGGGAATTGTTTTGCCAGGTATGGGTGTCATGCAAACACTGCCGCTTTATAGCGAAGGCGTAGGATGGATTATCCCGGCCATTGTAGGCGCTGTGATCGGCCTCTTACTCTCTAGAACAACTAAACAAGCGTCGTAATTCGAGAACGCAGGCTATCCGCCTGCGTTCTTTCTCTTTTGTTAAATGTCCATTCACTGAAACGAATCATTAGGAAGATCTTGAGACACAAAAAAAGCTCTCCTCGAAAGGAGAGCTACGATTCAACAGGTTCTCTTACATCATTTTTAAGAGTTTGAAGCACCTGTGGATCTACTTTTTCAATTGCAGCTTCAGCTGTAGACAAGGCATCATCATACTCATATTGTCTAAAGTGATTTTCTGCTTTTTGCAGCAATTCATCCACACTTCGATGCTTCCCACGATACCGATTGCCAAACTGGATCAAACGTTCCGTTAAGACAGCGTCTTCGACAAGCTTCTTCGTAATTTCCGTGCTGTGCTCAACCGCACGTTCCGCGTCAGCTAACACTTCATTAATCTGATAGATATCAAGCGGTACGTCTGAAAGGCGTTCACTTAATTCGATAATAATGTCTTCAGCTAGTTCATAGCCATCAAGATAAGACTCAGGTATGCCTGGTAAATTACTTAATTTCATCATTCTTCTAGATTCGATTAACTTCCGCTTTAGATCTTTGATTGTATCTAGTGCTTTAAGCTCATCTCGCCTAAGCATGTGCAAGTTTTCTTTCTGAATCTGCATTTCGTGATCAATCGTTGCAAGATCTTCTTTTAGAGAAAGCACTGACTCAGCAAGAGTCGTATAAGCTTGTTGATTACCATCTACCGCTTCCCGAACAGCATTAAAGCGAATATGCATATCTGAGATTTTCAGTTCGATATCTTTTATCATGTTTAGTTCCTGTTCTTCTAACCGATAGCTTAGTTGAACAACGTTCGTTTCTTCCTGTAAATCCTGAAGATAAGAATTTGTTTTGAACAGTTCATGTTCGATCTCTTCTACTTTTTCAGTAACGAGGTGCCTTGCATCTACCTCGGCTTCTAATTGGTCATAAAGTCCTTCAATACTTCTTCGTACCGAATCGATTTCTGTTTTCATTTCTTGAACTTCTGTCTTCTCAATGGCAGATTCAAAACGTACGAGGTCTGATTCTACCTGTTCGATGTGATCCTGAATTTCCAGGTGATCAAGAACATAGCCTTCAGATGCCATCGCAGAAGTACCATCTTCAAGCTCTTTCAATTGAGCAGGTATTTGCGTATGAACTAGCGCAATTAATTCTGGTGTTACAGCAATTTTATCCTGAACAGCTGTTAACCGTTCTTGAATTTCCATTAGTACGCTTCTTGCCTCAAGATAATTTCCTTCTTCTGTATGCTGTTCATAATGCTTAAGATTCTGCTTTAGCTCATCAAGCTCTGCATCAAGCGTTGGATAAGCTTTTCCAAGCGAACGGTTCTGAGATAAAAGCCGTTGCTTTGCTTCCCTAAACACTTCTTGGACAGAAATAA contains:
- the brnQ gene encoding branched-chain amino acid transport system II carrier protein; protein product: MKLKLSNKDTLTIGLMLFALFLGAGNMIFPPALGNSAGENIWIATAGFLITGVGLPLLGVTAIGLTGGSLRDIASKVHPLFGLIFTAILYLAIGPFFGIPRTGTVAFEIGVVPFLNDSTNVNELPLFLYTLIFFGLTFWLSLNPTRLVDRVGKILTPILILVLGSLIIGAFINPPGPLSTPAPDYKSGVFFKGFIEGYLTMDAIAALVFGIVVIQAVNDKGVSDRKNVSIAVLKAGILAAIGLTAIYLSLAYIGATSTSLVGSANNGGAILSSIASYLFGSLGTLLLGAAITFACLTTSVGLVTACGEYFSKTYPKLSYKTVILVVTLFSTFVANLGLTQLITFTLPVLIAIYPIAIVLIFLTFIENVFPIHHYVYRGAIILTVFISVPNALEGAGIVLPGMGVMQTLPLYSEGVGWIIPAIVGAVIGLLLSRTTKQAS
- the ezrA gene encoding septation ring formation regulator EzrA, which translates into the protein MEYIVIAIILLVAVILYGTFARRKIYNEIDRLEEWKIDILNRPVTDEISRVKGLTMSGQTEEKFEKWREEWDEIVAVKLPNLEEQLMDTEEAAEKYRFRKAKATLVETRERLEQIEKRIELMLEDINELVSSEEQNRTDIISVQEVFREAKQRLLSQNRSLGKAYPTLDAELDELKQNLKHYEQHTEEGNYLEARSVLMEIQERLTAVQDKIAVTPELIALVHTQIPAQLKELEDGTSAMASEGYVLDHLEIQDHIEQVESDLVRFESAIEKTEVQEMKTEIDSVRRSIEGLYDQLEAEVDARHLVTEKVEEIEHELFKTNSYLQDLQEETNVVQLSYRLEEQELNMIKDIELKISDMHIRFNAVREAVDGNQQAYTTLAESVLSLKEDLATIDHEMQIQKENLHMLRRDELKALDTIKDLKRKLIESRRMMKLSNLPGIPESYLDGYELAEDIIIELSERLSDVPLDIYQINEVLADAERAVEHSTEITKKLVEDAVLTERLIQFGNRYRGKHRSVDELLQKAENHFRQYEYDDALSTAEAAIEKVDPQVLQTLKNDVREPVES